The nucleotide sequence GATCTTTGCAAGGAGTCGCAGGAAAAGGTAGAGAAAGCTAGGGTCTCTGTGATGGTTTTATCCGGAAACTGTGATTCTTTCGAGGTATGGCTTGACAAGTTCGCGAAGGTTCTCGAGTGCCACCAAAGGAACAAGGACCAGGTGGTGGTTCCAGTGTTATACGGTGACAGTCAATTACGGCTCAAATGGCTTCTCGCGCTTGATTTGAGAGGCGTATCACCAATTCACAAATCCAGGTATCTACTTATATGAGATGAAACGAGATTGTGATCTGCAATTTTATTGTTAGCTGTTTGAATCGTCAAACCTATCAAAATATGCGCAGGAAGGAATGTAGTGACTCCACACTTGTAGAAGAGATTGTGAGAGATGTGTACGAGAAGCTTTTTTCTATGGAACGAATTGGAATCTATCCGAAGCTGCTGGAGATTGAAAAAATGGTTAACAAGCAACCGTTTGGCATCCGCTGTGTTGGTATTTGGGGTATGCCTGGCATAGGAAAGACGACACTTGCTAAAGCAGTCTTTCACCAAATGTCTGGCACCTTTGATGCTTCTTGTTTTATCCAAGACTCTGACAAATCTGTTCATGAGAAGGGTCTTTATTGTTTGCTGGAGGAACAACTTTTGAAAGATAAGCGGACCGTTATGGAACTGAGCTCGCTTAGAGACAGATTGAACAATAAGAGAGTTCTTGTTGTTCTCGATGACGTGCGCAATGCTCTGGTTGCAGAGTCTTTTCTCGAGGGGTTTGACTGGCTACGACCCGGAAGCCTGATCATCATAACCTCTAGAGATAAACAGGTGTTTCACCTTTGCCGGATCAATCAAATATATGAGGTTCAGGGTTTAAAGGAGAGAGAGGCTCTACAACTCTTCTTGATGTGCGCTTCTTTAAAGGATATAGTAGAGCAGAAGAATCTCCACGAGCTGTCTATGAAAGTAATAAATTATGCTGATGGAAACCCGTTAGCTATCAGTGTTTATGGAAGAGAGCTGAAAGGTAAGAAAAAACTCTCGGAAATGGAGACTGCATTCCTCAAACTCAAGCTTCGTCCTCCATTTAAGATTGTCCATTCGTTTAAAAGCAGCTACGACACACTCAGTGACGACGAAAAGAACATTTTTCTGGACATAGCCTGTTTCTTCCAGGGAGAAAATGTCAACTACgtgatacaactgtttgagggTTGTGGTTTTTTTCCGCATGTTGGAATTGATGTTCTTGTTGAGAAGTGTCTGGTGACTATATCAGAAAACCGAGTGCGGTTGCATAATCTGACCCAAGATATTGGCCGAGAAATAACAAAAGGAGAAACAATACAGATCGAGAGGCGCAGAAGACTGTGGGAACCTTGGAGCatcaaatatttattagaaTATAATGAAGACGAAGGAAATGGAGAACCTAAGACAACCTTCAAACGTGCTCAGGTCTGTTATATATTGATAGTTTCATATTTTAACCTACTTTATGAGCTTACGTCCTAATATATCCACTTGGAATATCCTTCCAGGGCTCTGAAGAGATCGAAGGCATGTTTCTGGACACATCAAACTTAAGATTTCATGTGCAGCCCTCTGCCTTTAAGAATATGTTGAACCTTAGATTACTCAAGATCTACTGTTCCAATCCTGAAGTCCATCCTGTAATTAATTTCCCCAAAGGCTTATTCCTTTCTCTTCCTAATGAGCTAAGACTCCTCCATTGGGAGAACTATCCTCTGCGATCTTTGCCTCAAAGTTTTGATCCTAGGAACCTTGTCGAAATCAACATGCCGTACAGTCAACTTGAGAAACTTTGGGGTGGAACCAAGGTAAGTAAACTCTGATATGCGTCTTTCACGTCTATCATTACTTGAcaaattttgttgttattcatttggcttttttttttcctttggtcTTCTCAGAACCTGGAGATGTTGAAGACGATCAGGCTTTGCCATTCCCAAAACCTAGTTAATATCGATAATCTCGTAAAAGCTCAAAATCTTGAGGTAATTGATCTCCAAGGTTGTACAAGACTGCAGAGTTTCCCAGCCGCAGGTCACTTGCTGCATCTACGAGTTGTAAATCTCTCAGGTTGCATAGACATTAAAAATGTCCTAGAGATTCCACCAAATATTGAGACACTAAACCTAGAGGGAACTGGCATATTAGCATTACCGCTTTCCACAGTTAAGCCAAACCACAGAGAGCTTGTGAATTTTCTAACAGAAATTCCGGGTCTTTCAGAGGCCTCGAAACTTGAGCGTTTAACAAGTCTGCTGGAATCTAGATCATCTTGTCAAGATCTTGGGAAGCTTATTTGCTTGGAGCTGAAATATTGTTCTTGTTTGCAGAGTTTGCCAAACATGGCTAATTTAGATCTTCTCAATGTTCTTGATCTCTCTGGTTGCTCAATGCTCAATTCTATTCAGGGTTTCCCTCGGTTTCTGAAAGAGTTATATCTTGCTGACACTGCAATTAGAGAAGTGCCACAACTTCCTCAAAGTCTAGAACTCTTTAAAGCACATGGATCTTGTTTGCGAAGTTTGCCAAACATGGCTGGTTTAGAATTTCTCAAAGTTCTTGATGTCTCTGGTTGCTCAGAGCTCGAGACTATTCATGGTTTCCTCGGAACCTGAAAGAGTTAGATTTTGCTGGCACTACGTTAAGAGAAGTGCCACAACTTCCTTTAACCCTAGAGCTCTTGAATGCACATGGTTCTGATAAGCTTCCTATGCATTACACATTCAGCAATTTTTTTGATCTATCTCCTCAAGTGGTCAATGATTTTTTGGTGAAAGCGCTGACTAATGTAAAACACATACCAAGAGAGTATACACAGGTAATACTCTCTTCTTCTGCCTCTTTCTTGTTTACTTACTTCTCCAttagctctctttctctccatcaCCCCCTCAATCCCGTTCTCCTTCTCTGTCCGCCTCTCTCTATTATGCCTGTTACGTACACCTAATCACACCCTCCTCATATCATATCTGACTTATTTTGCGTTATTGCAACAGGATATCAACAAAGCTCCGACTTTCAGCTTCAGTGCGCCCTCACATACAAATCAAAATGCCACACTTGGTCTGCAACTAGGATCTTCTGTAATGACACGACTAAATCCTTCTTGGAGGAACACGCTTGTGGGCTTTGGTATGCTGGTAGAAGTTGCATTTTCGGAGGACTACTGTGATCCTGCAGGTTTTGGCATAAGTTGTGTTTGCAGATGGAGCAACAAAGAAGGCCGCTCTTATAGGATAGAAAGAAATTATCACTGTTGGCCACCAGGGAAAGTTGTTCCAAAAGTTCGAAAGGATCATACGTTTGTCTTTTGTGATCTCAACATGCGCCCAAGTACCGGTGAAGGAAGTGACCCTGATATCTGGGCTGACTTAGTTGTATTTAAGTTTTTTCCTATTAATCAGCAGACAAAGAGTCTAAACGACAGGTTCACAGTGACAAGATGTGGAGTCCGTGTAATAAATTTGACAAGTGGCAATACAAGTCTGAAGAATATATCACCAGTTTTGTCCTTGGATCCGATGGAGGTTTCTGGTTATGGAGTAGTTGAAGAAGCATTGAGAGTCAGTTATGATGATTTACAGGAGATGGATAAAGTTCTATTTCTTTACATAGCGTGTTTGTTCAATGAAGACGACGTTGATTTGGTGGCACCACTTATTGCCGGCATCGACTTGGATGTTATCTCTGGGCTCAAGGTCTTAGCCGATGTGTCTCTCATAAGTGTATCATCCAATGGGGAAATAGTGATGCCTTGGTTGCTACTAAAAATGGGTAAAGAAATCCTCCATGGACAATCCATGCTGCTGTCTGATTGTGAGAGTTCCATGAGCGAAAATTTGTCTGACGTACCAAAAAAGTAAGTTCTCTTTTTATATCAATCTCTTATTACTTATAAATTTCAAGTGTATGTGCAGGCCggagtctatatatataaaacacatcATATCTCAAACCAAACTGATTATGTCCCACGCTAACATTGATTACAATAAATTAGCTATAAATTCCAACATATATTCACGTATAAATTACATGGGTTTCAATGTTTATTGATATTATTACATTAACGATAGACGCAGGAAGCCCAACACAAAGAAAGTGGTTTGCGTACCGGCTACATATGGTGGAGATTCATGGAGTTGGCGAAAGTACGGTCAAAAAGAGATCTTAGGTTCTCGTTTCCCAAGGTactcatgtttttttctatatatataaaaagtatataaCCTCTATATTCGTGTATATGTATATTCTTTGCAAATGATAATCGTATCGAGCGAGAAAAAGCCGCCTACGTATAAGCCTTTAAATTCTTAATGATGCAAACTTATTCTCTCCCGATTTAATTGTGCGTGAGTATCAAATGGATTGTGACTTCACATGTTTGTGTAATTAGATTATGGTTAGTTATGTTTTTGATGGTTCCTCGAAGGattgattaattttttgttcCTCAGGAGTTACTACAGGTGCAGTCACAGGTTCACGCAAAATTGTTTAGCTGTGAAACAAGTCCAACCTAGCGACAGCGATCCAAACATGTGCACAATTACTTATATCTCTGAGCATAACCATCCACTGCCCACTCAACGCAAGGCTCTCGCCGGCTCCACTCGTTCCACTTCCTCCTCTATCTGCTCAGCCGTAACTACTACTTCTGCCTCATCTAGAGtctcccaaaacaaaaacaaaccaaataaacccCACTTGCCTTCCTCCTCCACTCCTCCTGGAGATGCGGCCGACGTGTTTAAAGAGAAGGACATGGAGGAGTGTCAGGACAATATGGAGTTTTATAATGACGTTGAAGAAACACGTACACTGGAATTGTTCCCAGAGTTTCAGCATCAGCCGGAGGACGACCCATGTTCAACAGTAATCTTTGATCAGACTGTCTTTGATAGAGAAACTCCGACTAAGTTGGTCTCTCACAGTAGTAATATCATTGAACACGACAACTCCTCAGGTTTGTTCCCAATCCCAATCCCAATCCCAAAGTTAGATCAGCCGGAGGAAGACCTTTCAAGAATATGGGATTACCCGGATTTCCCGACATGGGATTACCCGACATGGGATGATATACTTGGAAAGAGTAAAAAGGAATAATGGACACGTGTAAGGTGGAGATTAGAAGCTTGAAACAGGGACTGAGATCATTTGAATGCTAACAGAGGAAAGAAGTGTTAGTAGATAACAAGGCTCTCGCCGGCTTCACCCGTTCCACTTCCTCCTCTAACTGCTCAGCCGTAACTACCACTTCTGCCTCATCTAGAGTCTCCCGAAACAAAGACAAACCAAATGAACTCCACTTGCTTTCCTCCTTCACTCCTCCTGGAGATGCAGTCGACGTGTTTAAAGAGAAGGATATGGAGGAGTGTTAGGACaatatagagttttataatgaCGTTGAAGATACACGTACACTGGAATAGTTCCCAGAGTTTCAGCATCTTCCTCATCTTCCGGAGGAAGAAGACCCATGGTCAACAGTAATCTTTGATCAGACTCTCTTTAATACAGAAGCTCCGGAGGAAGACCCATTTTCACCAATATGGGTATGGGATAACTATAAGGTGAGTAAACAGGAGTAATGGACACATTTAAGGTGAAGATTATAAGCTGAATTCAAGGACTAATATACGGTGCTCCCGATTATTCCTCCACAAATCCCAAAGCCTAACACCAAAATTCCCCTCCAGTTTTTTAACCTACAATCGCTAACACCTTGTAGAAGATTGGAATGATTAGGAGTTTGCCTTCATCCATGCGTTCTTTGATCTTGAAGAATTCGTCTAAGCACCATGTTTGAGAAGATTACGATCGCAACCTTGACTCCTTGATACTCCTGTAATGTCTCTAACTGGCAACTCATCCTCGTCTATGTCAACATTGAATCCAACCCTTTTCAAGGCTTCCAAAAGTTCACCAACAAAGCTGTCTCGCAGGTCTGTTCCCCGGAAGTTGATAAACTCTTTATGGGCTGAGGGGGGTTTTAGATCACTATAGTAGAGCTTTTGTTaatttctcctttcttcttttcttcacttAGGGCCTGTTCGTTTTCATGTCACTGGCGACAGAAATCAGCGACAGctttttgaaaaataacaaaaaaaaccttaaatctccttcttctctatcccgattcatctctctttctcatctccatattaattaatttaaatctacaaaatttacaatttttatcaatacacataattattatacatttaaaaggtaaaaacttaaaaaaaaataaaaaaatcatagtcTCTAGCGACAGTCAAACGAACGACGTAACAACAGATTTTAACGAGATTTTAATGACAGTCGCTGATTTAGCGACAGTATTCAGCGAcaggaaaacaaacaatatagCGACAGCTTTTAGCGACAGTCGCTGATTTAGCAACAGGAATCAGAGACAGGAAAACGAACAACAAACCAGCGAGATGAAAACGAACAGGGCCTACTGTGACGACTCTCTTGTTCTCAACACTATTATCTATCACCAAGGAAACTGTCGTCACTTATTATTGAGCTCCCGCATAATTCTGCTTCACCTTGGTCACTCTTCAGTCTCAACTACGTCCGTTGGATTTTATTCAAACTTTGCAATCCAGggcttatcatcatcatttggAGGAGTTCACAAAGTCATCTGCTCCTCGCACAATCGTGACCTTCTAACTTTCTCCACCATTGACATCTGAGACAACATTCTCTTGCCATCCTTGACTATATGTGACTATGTGAGTGATAAACTTGGACTCATCACTACCAAAAAAAGAGTAAGGGAAAACAGTAAGAGACCGTTTGACCTTTGTAAGCCATACCTACTAATTTGAAGCATATGTAACTGAGACTACACGAATCCGTTAGCTCTAGTTTCTATCTTACCTCCTAATAAATTCCTACAAACTACAATgttccatttttgttttacaattacaaaaattgatgtAGAGGTAGAATCGTTATCTGTTCCTATGCAACTGAAACCCTATCATACAAACTGAATCCAATGCTTCTTTCCAAATCTTGTATGATTCAAGAAGTTAAGACCAAAACCACCTTCTCCTTCAAGTGCTTGTAAAAGATCGGAATCACCATGATTCTACCTTCATCCATTCCTTCTCTAATTTTCAAAAGCTCATCTACAGACCGTCTCGACTCAGTGTACCTGCTCGAGAAGACTACAAGCGCAGTCCTCGAATCCTCAATCCCTTTAAAATCTCCATCAGTCAGCTCGCATGTCAATGAGAGAGAGTGGGGATTTGGGGGAAATGGTtttggaagaagagattgagagttgaagaaagagaacaacATTTTCGTCAATGCCAATTTTAAAATGACTCGCAACTTTCTCGGCCAAATTTATATCATCATTATTCATTGATACTCAGATACATGTTTCACATTAGGATTTCCTAATCATGATGCACTCCAAGAGACGTCAAAATTTTATGTCTTCTGCTGCTGATGCTGTTTATgaatacaaatattaatttatgaaatggCGAACCTGATTGCAATTATAAGTTCATCCAAATTGCTTTGTATCACTCtgttttagttttaacttttgaGACATGAGAAACAAACTGTTAAACAATGACAATGTCATTATGATTTATGACAATGTCATTATGACACATCAACTATTAGAAATGTCCATATCTGTAATGGGAGATTTGATTGATTCAAATCTCTCCTCTGCTTTATTAACAATTACTGCACATAtatcttcttccctttcttGTGTATTACTCTGTGTATAAATTGTACCATTagctggcaaaaaaaaaaaaaaattgtatcattATACTCAATAACAAATCATCAGTTTCTACACGtttatatggtatcagagccatatCTTAAGAAAACCTAGCcgctctttcttattttttctctccttttcgaTCCTTCCTTCTTCAATGGCCTCTGAAACTATTGCTGTTTCTGACAACACCACCCTCCTCGGCGTCAATATGGCAAACATCACTAAGCTCACGGCTGACAACTTCCTTATGTGGAGTCGTCAAGTTCATGCTCTGCTCAATGGGTAAGCCCTTGCAGGTTACCTTGATGGCTCAACTGCTGCACCTCCGTTGACTATCACTACCGATGGTGCTGTCACCACCAACCCTGACTACACGCACTGGCAGCGGCAAGATCAGTTGATCTACAGTGCTTTGTTGGGTGCCATCTCAGTCTCGGTGCATATCTGGGAGAAACTCTCGTCGACTTACGCCAATCCTAGTCGTGGCCATGTCCAACAGACCCGTCAACAAATCACGCAATGGAAAAAGGGTAGTAAGTCCATTGATGAGTATGTTCAAGGGTTTGTAACCCGTTTTGAACAGCTCGCCCTCCTTGGTAAGCCTATGGATCACGATGACCAGATTGAATTCATTGTTGATGGTCTCTCTGAAGACTACAAGCAAGCGGTTGATCAGATCCAAGCTCGTGATGTTACTCCTTCGATAACTGAGGTTCATGAGAAGCTgttaaattatgaaatcaagCTTCTCACCATGGTGTCTCCCTCATCCATCACTCCGATCTCTGCAAACACTGCTAGCTACCGTCCCTCTGGCAGCAACAACTACAACAGCAACAATAACCAAAACACTTACTCTCGTGGTCAATCTCGTACCAATTACCGTGGCAACAATCACCAACACCACCACTATCAACAACGCTCCGATCACTCCTCTCGTGGCTATCAAGGCAAATTTCAGATTTGCGGCATTTTTGGTCACAGCGCACGTCGTTGTTTGCAGCTTGCTCAATATTCTTCCTCCCAGCCTCGGGCAAACGTTGCTGCTGCGTCTTCTTCAGACCCTTGGTTGCTCCACTCTGGTGCTACTCATCACGTTGCCTCTGATCTTGCAAACTTGTCGTTGCACCAACCCTACAATGGAGGTGAAGCTGTTGTAATTGGTAACGACTCTGGGTTACCAATCACCCACACTTGTTCTACACTTTTACCATCTATTACACATCCTTTGCATCTCAACAATGTTCTCTATGTTCCTTTGATGCAAAAGAATCTTATCTCTATCCTTCATGTTTTCAGGTGATGGATCTCAGAACCGGTCCCGTTACTCCGCGACAGCACCAGGAATGAGCTTTATGAGTGGCCTATCTCCTTGCCGATTGCTTCTATCTTTTTCACCACAACCATTGATGTCAAAACCACCACAGCAGattggcatgctagactaggccaCCCTTCCCATcctattcttaaaaatattctCTCTCGTTTTTCTTTGCTGCATTCCAATTCTATGTCGCAAACTCTTCCTTGCAGTGACTTTTTGCTTAATAAAACTCATAAACTCTCATTTTCTCAATCCTCTATTATCTCCACTAGACCTCTTGAATATTTGTTcactgatgtttggacatctcctgtTCTCTCTGTCGACAATTATAAGTATTACCTTCTTATCATTGATCACTACTCAAAATATACCTGGCTTTTTCCTCTTAAACTTAAGTCTCAGGTCAGAGACACCTTCATCCGTTTCTGAGCTcttgtgaaaaataaatttcagaccAAAGTGGGAACCTTATTTTCTGATAATGATGGAGAATTTCTTGCTCTTCGTGATTTTCTCTCATCTAACGGCATCACTCATCTCACTTCCCCTCCTCAAACACTAGAGCACAATGGCCTTGCTGAACGAAGACATCGCCATATTGTTGAGACAGGTCTTACCCTTCTTACTAAAGCAAACATCCCTACCACATACTGGACCTATGCTTTTGCTACAGCCATCTACCTTATAAACCGTATGCCTACTCCAACCTTATCCCTCCAATCTCCATTCAAACTACTCTTCAACACAGATCCAAActatgccaaattaatttttttggctGCTTAAGCTTTCCATGGCTTCGCAAAGGATCGATAGGCCACGCTTTCACGGTTCATATTCGTACTGAAAATCAGAATCAAACGAGCTTTTACCCTTTTGTTCCACACGAGATTTCTGTTCTCGTTGAGCTCATCTTAGGACTCCTGCGTTATCTTTTAACAGATGTGCTGCCCCAGCCAAACTCCCCACGTGACAATGTCCTCCGCCCGGATCGACCTGCCGAAGCGAACCTTGGGACCAAAAACAGGGGTTGTACCCCGCCTCCGATTCACGGAGTAAGCAAAATAACGTTAAAAGTAGTGGTATTTCACTTGCGCCGGAGCTCCCACTTATCCTACACCTCTCAAGTCATTTCACAAAGTCGGACTAGAGTCAAGCTCAACAGGGTCTTCTTTCCCCGCTGATTCTGCCAAGCCCGTTCCCTTGGCTGTGGTTTCGCTAGATAGTAGACATGGACAGTGGGAATCTCGTTAATCCATTCATGCGCGTCTTTTATTAGATGATGAGGCATTTGGCTACCTTAAGAGAGTCATAGTTACTGTAACACCCCTGACCCGTTCTAGGCCAAGAACAGACCGAGACCATCACGTGTAGGACGCCCGCAGCTGGCCAACCGAGGTTCCCGGAACATATTCGATCGCCCAAGCCGTCCAACCGCAGATGCCCATTCCTCGTGTGTCATGGCCCAAGGCTTTGCAACCCATACCGCGATGCACGAGTTGTGATTAGTCCGGACTAGACTAATAAATATCATTGGGAGACACgaggttttaaaaaaacatcgctttattgataatgttaaatcgAGTACTacataatatttacaaaaacaatatcTTACAAAGGCAAGGAAATCTACACCGGTTGGCCTAACGTCCTTTGAACCCCTAAGGTCTccccactaaggttacctgTAAAACAAATTGGGTAGAACCCTGAGTAATCTAATATTACTCAGTAAGCCCGGGATCTCTAATGTTAGTATTCCCCAACCCCAAAATAACAATCAACACGCAGCAAGCAAtgcaaacaacaagcaaagtATACTACAACGAGTATAcacaaacaatataattaaatatgcCATTCTAATCTCCTAAGTTGGGCCCCTATCGAATACATGATCTCCCCGAGGCAATGCCCCCACCCCTAGACACAAAGTCTACAGAGGATATACATTCCTCAAGGCAATGCCCCCACCCCTAGACACAAAGTCTACAGAGGATATACATTCCTTCAtactacatcgtcatgtagcgttCGGCCGGGAATGACCCGCTCTGAACCTTCGTAAGCATCACGTTACGGAGTTACACGCAATGCACAGCAGACGACGGGATCCTCATGATTCGCCTAATGCAACTAACTAAATGATACTAACTACCATGCAGCAAACAACAATATAACAATCGGACAGCATAACGACAATGCGACTAACCGTCCAGCATCACGGCTATACCATCGTGACGCTATATTAACAAACAATCACACAAGCAGCATAACAACaatgcaagcaatcacacaagcaacaacaagcaagcaatcacacaAGCAGCATAACAATGCAGGCAAATAGCAAAGCAAcacaagaataataataataccccCCCCCCCNTAAGTCTAACCTCCTAACCTCActctaataaaataaataactaaataaataaataactaattaattaactaactaattaattaactaactaaataattaattaactaataaaataaaaacaacccTATCGCGTGCTACCCCATGCGCTTTGGAAACTTACCTTAGCCTTGCGACTAAGACTCCTAGACTCTCGACCAAACTCCCTAAGACTCCCTCGGACTTTCCCTCGCGGACCTTTGGACTCTCACTCACACTCTCGCCCACTAAggcttttggtttggttttggtgtgAGGAAACAAATGAATGGGTAAGGGAGTTTATATAGGTGCCCAAGGTCGGTGGTGGAAGCATGAGGTGGCGGATAGGCATCACCAGACAACACATGTGTGGACACTAATCTTGCTCTGGACGGTGACACATGGCGGATAACCTTGGTCGATCTTATCTAGAACCCTATCCTCGCCTATCGGATAAGCATCACCTCCGATCAATCTTGGCCGTCCAATACAGCAGCCTGCCTAGCAGCTAGCAGACGCGGACGTGCGGTACGCGTACGGTATGGTACGCGGCCAGTACGGTACGCTGGCGGACGCGTACGGCCATCGGCCAGTTAATTAACCACGGTGCTAAAATCTGATTTCTCAGTTCGtcttcaaatatttttcaacCAAAAGCTTTGTATTCGTCCTTAGATACTTTGACTCAGCTCCAAAAATTAATTACCCTTAGTCGTGATCGATTCTTACGCGATAGCCGTCCCTCGGCCATTCCGCATAATTTTTAGGCCCCGGGGAGGGGTATTACAGTTACTCCCGCTGTTTACCCGCGCTTGATTGAATTTCTTCACTTTGACATTCAGAGCACTGGGCAGAAATCACATTGTGTTAGCATCCGCAAGGACCATCGCAAtgctttgttttaattaaacagTCAGATTCCCCTTGTCCGTACCAGTTCTGAGCTGACTGTTTGACGCCCGGGGAAAGCTCCCAAAGGAACCGTTCCCAGTCCGTCCCCCGGCCGGCACGCAGCAACCCGCTCTCGCTGCGGAAGCAGCTCGAGCAGTTCGCCGACAGCCGATGGCCGATGGCTACTCTCTTACCAAAAGTGCTTATCTATGTTTTGATCCCAAGAAAAATTGCCTATAAACCTCTCGCCATGTTCGTTTTGATGAGTCACAATACCCATTTCAACATCTGTCCAAAACCGTCTCTGACAATCCCTCATGTCCTCCTCCATTGTCCCCAAACACATCTTTCCTGCTACCCACCCTCCACTCATAACAGCTCACTCTGCTCCTTTGGAGATCATGCGGGATCCGTCGGTCTTGGCTCCATCACCTGCAACAACATCAACGGCGTCACCTTTGCCTCACCCGGCGccatctctctctgtctcaccAGCATCGCCTAGTCCTGCCTCGTCGCCTGCGTCTGATCACGCGTTGCCACCCACACCAACATTACCTTCACTTATGCCATCACCGTCAAGTCCACGCACTCACAGTCCACCTTCGGAGACCCACACACCAAGCTCAAGTTCTGAACCTCAGTCCATTCCTACGTCTCCTTCATCCTCCAAAACAAGCATTGCTTCTAGTCAAGCATCCAAACCTGATCC is from Camelina sativa cultivar DH55 chromosome 20, Cs, whole genome shotgun sequence and encodes:
- the LOC104772846 gene encoding classical arabinogalactan protein 9-like produces the protein MSSSIVPKHIFPATHPPLITAHSAPLEIMRDPSVLAPSPATTSTASPLPHPAPSLSVSPASPSPASSPASDHALPPTPTLPSLMPSPSSPRTHSPPSETHTPSSSSEPQSIPTSPSSSKTSIASSQASKPDPLVNQHLMQTRSKNQLLSQIPAMVSLPFLPLPATMNHQLSFKRLNIENGELPCPPSSMLKSAIILGILFLLLTTPTSLTANGCFV
- the LOC109131256 gene encoding uncharacterized protein LOC109131256 — translated: MILPSSIPSLIFKSSSTDRLDSVYLLEKTTSAVLESSIPLKSPSVSSHVNEREWGFGGNGYLDGSTAAPPLTITTDGAVTTNPDYTHWQRQDQLIYSALLGAISVSVHIWEKLSSTYANPSRGHVQQTRQQITQWKKGSKSIDEYVQGFVTRFEQLALLGKPMDHDDQIEFIVDGLSEDYKQAVDQIQARDVTPSITEVHEKLLNYEIKLLTMVSPSSITPISANTASYRPSGSNNYNSNNNQNTYSRGQSRTNYRGNNHQHHHYQQRSDHSSRGYQGKFQICGIFGHSARRCLQLAQYSSSQPRANVAAASSSDPWLLHSGATHHVASDLANLSLHQPYNGGEAVVIGNDSGLPITHTCSTLLPSITHPLHLNNVLYVPLMQKNLISILHVFR
- the LOC104771734 gene encoding LOW QUALITY PROTEIN: disease resistance protein RRS1-like (The sequence of the model RefSeq protein was modified relative to this genomic sequence to represent the inferred CDS: inserted 1 base in 1 codon), whose protein sequence is MTNCEKAEGFVCISCLDEVRLSFASHLSEALRRKGINNVVIDVDSDDLCKESQEKVEKARVSVMVLSGNCDSFEVWLDKFAKVLECHQRNKDQVVVPVLYGDSQLRLKWLLALDLRGVSPIHKSRKECSDSTLVEEIVRDVYEKLFSMERIGIYPKLLEIEKMVNKQPFGIRCVGIWGMPGIGKTTLAKAVFHQMSGTFDASCFIQDSDKSVHEKGLYCLLEEQLLKDKRTVMELSSLRDRLNNKRVLVVLDDVRNALVAESFLEGFDWLRPGSLIIITSRDKQVFHLCRINQIYEVQGLKEREALQLFLMCASLKDIVEQKNLHELSMKVINYADGNPLAISVYGRELKGKKKLSEMETAFLKLKLRPPFKIVHSFKSSYDTLSDDEKNIFLDIACFFQGENVNYVIQLFEGCGFFPHVGIDVLVEKCLVTISENRVRLHNLTQDIGREITKGETIQIERRRRLWEPWSIKYLLEYNEDEGNGEPKTTFKRAQGSEEIEGMFLDTSNLRFHVQPSAFKNMLNLRLLKIYCSNPEVHPVINFPKGLFLSLPNELRLLHWENYPLRSLPQSFDPRNLVEINMPYSQLEKLWGGTKNLEMLKTIRLCHSQNLVNIDNLVKAQNLEVIDLQGCTRLQSFPAAGHLLHLRVVNLSGCIDIKNVLEIPPNIETLNLEGTGILALPLSTVKPNHRELVNFLTEIPGLSEASKLERLTSLLESRSSCQDLGKLICLELKYCSCLQSLPNMANLDLLNVLDLSGCSMLNSIQGFPRFLKELYLADTAIREVPQLPQSLELFKAHGSCLRSLPNMAGLEFLKVLDVSGCSELETIHXFPRNLKELDFAGTTLREVPQLPLTLELLNAHGSDKLPMHYTFSNFFDLSPQVVNDFLVKALTNVKHIPREYTQDINKAPTFSFSAPSHTNQNATLGLQLGSSVMTRLNPSWRNTLVGFGMLVEVAFSEDYCDPAGFGISCVCRWSNKEGRSYRIERNYHCWPPGKVVPKVRKDHTFVFCDLNMRPSTGEGSDPDIWADLVVFKFFPINQQTKSLNDRFTVTRCGVRVINLTSGNTSLKNISPVLSLDPMEVSGYGVVEEALRVSYDDLQEMDKVLFLYIACLFNEDDVDLVAPLIAGIDLDVISGLKVLADVSLISVSSNGEIVMPWLLLKMGKEILHGQSMLLSDCESSMSENLSDVPKKRRKPNTKKVVCVPATYGGDSWSWRKYGQKEILGSRFPRSYYRCSHRFTQNCLAVKQVQPSDSDPNMCTITYISEHNHPLPTQRKALAGSTRSTSSSICSAVTTTSASSRVSQNKNKPNKPHLPSSSTPPGDAADVFKEKDMEECQDNMEFYNDVEETRTLELFPEFQHQPEDDPCSTVIFDQTVFDRETPTKLVSHSSNIIEHDNSSGLFPIPIPIPKLDQPEEDLSRIWDYPDFPTWDYPTWDDILGKSKKE